One Apteryx mantelli isolate bAptMan1 chromosome 22, bAptMan1.hap1, whole genome shotgun sequence genomic region harbors:
- the LOC106494707 gene encoding lysophosphatidic acid receptor 1-B-like, protein MNGYPNCSVNHTKIWSSQLVLALGIPQLTINIISVIFNCTVIFTIMATKDLHKPILVLFFNLAFSDLFTSSSGFWISVLFITNPDSTIFGSKDMLAPYAFYTISILSTIYNLVSIGIERYLAVAESIRTRFRVSRKHSLAAVIINWVLAFFFGCLPLMGWNCLHRENNLSVLYSPFCVDYLIFITIPNCVVAFIVPLFTYLSIIIILRRRKFKMKACGQATGTYKSAEIQVARTSIFIWLLALVSYAPFFAGVLFDATNHQCPLDLYPSVYIFRNCTAMLVTMNCLGNPIIYTLKTKELGAKLKALKCPSGNRIHACTVKSI, encoded by the coding sequence ATGAATGGATACCCAAACTGCTCTGTTAACCATACTAAAATCTGGAGTTCACAGTTAGTACTTGCACTGGGCATCCCTCAACTGACTATTAACATAATATCCGTGATCTTCAACTGCACTGTCATCTTCACCATAATGGCTACCAAGGATCTGCACAAGCCTATCCTTGTACTCTTCTTCAATTTGgctttttctgatctcttcaccAGCTCTTCTGGCTTCTGGATTTCAGTGCTGTTCATCACCAACCCTGACAGTACGATCTTTGGATCCAAGGATATGCTTGCACCTTATGCCTTTTATACTATATCTATTTTATCTACCATCTATAACTTGGTAAGCATTGGAATTGAACGCTACCTGGCTGTAGCTGAAAGCATCAGGACAAGATTCAGGGTTTCTAGAAAGCATTCTCTAGCTGCTGTTATAATTAACTGGGTCCTTGCTTTCTTTTTCGGCTGCTTGCCATTGATGGGGTGGAACTGCTTGCACAGGGAAAATAATCTTTCTGTCCTCTACAGTCCATTTTGTGTTGACTACCTCATCTTCATCACCATTCCCAATTGTGTGGTGGCCTTTATTGTACCTCTGTTCACCTACCTCAGCATCATTATCATCTTGAGGAGAAGAAAGTTCAAAATGAAAGCATGTGGACAAGCTACTGGCACCTACAAATCAGCTGAAATTCAGGTTGCCAGAACTAGCATTTTTATTTGGCTCCTGGCATTGGTCTCCTATGCTCCTTTTTTTGCAGGAGTCCTGTTCGATGCAACTAACCATCAGTGCCCCCTTGATCTCTACCCAAGTGTCTACATCTTTCGAAATTGCACAGCTATGTTGGTAACCATGAACTGTTTGGGAAACCCCATAATATATACACTGAAGACCAAAGAACTGGGGGCTAAACTCAAGGCTCTGAAGTGCCCTTCTGGCAACCGCATCCATGCCTGCACCGTTAAGAGTATCTAG
- the ZNHIT3 gene encoding zinc finger HIT domain-containing protein 3 has product MRAARRCGVCGAAGGAAKYRCPRCAAAYCSVSCCRNHRERCAPERDRERDGEAAAEHPGKTAALPAPPPSGSPWSVADILTEDDEQDRVPLQKLKLLGESEELRGLLLNPHLRQLLLTIDQAEEKNSLMKKYMQEPLFVEFADCCLRIVEPPEKENILPE; this is encoded by the exons atgcgggcggcgcggcggtgcgGCGTGTGcggagcggcgggcggcgcggccaaGTACCGCTGCCCGCGGTGCGCCGCCGCCTA CTGCTCCGTGTCGTGCTGCAGGAACCACCGGG AGCGATGCGCGCCGGAGCGGGATCGGGAGCGGgacggggaggcggcggcggagcacCCAGGTAAAacggccgcgctgcccgcgcccccGCCCTCGGGCAGCCCCTGGTCGGTGGCGGACATCCTGACGGAAGACGACGAGCAAGATCGAGTCCCGCTGCAGAAACTCAAGCTTTTAG gggaaTCAGAAGAACTGAGAGGCTTGCTCCTGAATCCACATCTCAGGCAACTACTACTAACGATAGatcaagcagaagaaaaaaactccCTCATGAAAAAGTACATGCAGGAACCATTATTTGTTGAGTTTGCAGACTGCTGTTTGAGAATTGTTGAACCCCCAGAGAAGGAGAACATTCTTCCTGAGTGA